In the Streptomyces sp. NBC_00193 genome, GGTCCTCACCGAGCCCTCGCTCGGGGGGCGCGCGTACACGCTGACCGGGCCGCGGACGCTGACCTTCGCCGCGCAGCTGGCCCTACTAGGCGAGGCCGTGGGCCGCCCCATACCCTTCGAGCCCGTCTCGCGCGAGCAGTGGAAGTCCGAGGTCGACGGCTACATACCGGGCCCGTACGCGGAGGCCCTGCTCGACTTCTGGTCCGCCTCGGACGGCCTCCCGGTCGACCTCACGGACGACCTCGAGCGGCTCACCGGCCGCGCTCCGCGCACCTTCGAGGCCTGGTCCGCGGACCACGCGGACGCCTTCCGGTCCTAGGACCGTCTTCCCCGGGGAATGGCAAAGGGCCCCGGTCCGCTTTCGCGGAACGGGGCCCTTGTGCAGGGTGAGTGACGGGACTTGAACCCGCGGCCACCTGGACCACAACCAGGTGCTCTACCAACTGAGCTACACCCACCATGTCCGGTCGGAAAACCGACCGGCCGAAGAAAAGGGTACAGGGTCCGGGAGGGTGCTCGCTCCCCCCTTGTTCCGCACCCCTCTCCGGTGGGTGTCAGGCGCCGGGGACGACGTGCTTGGCGGCGATGGTGCGTGCCGTGTCCGAGTCCGGACCGGGCTGCGGCACGAAGACGGCCTCCCGGTAGTAGCGCAGCTCGGCGATGGACTCCTTGATGTCCGCGAGCGCCCGGTGGTTGCCGTTCTTCGGCGGGCTGTTGAAGTAGGCGCGCGGGTACCAGCGGCGTGCCAGCTCCTTGATCGAGGACACGTCCACGATCCGGTAGTGCAGGTAGCCCTCCAGCGCGGCCATGTCGCGCAGCAGGAAGCCGCGGTCGGTGCCGACCGTGTTTCCGCAGAGCGGGGCCTTGCGGGGTTCCTTCACGTGTTCCCGTACGTAGGCCAGGACCTGCGCCTCGGCATCCGCGAGGGTGGTCCCGCCGGCCAGCTCGTCGAGCAGGCCGGACGCCGTGTGCATCTCGCGCACCACGTCGGGCATGGTTTCCAGGGCCGCGTCCGGCGGGCGGATCACAATGTCCACGCCTTCGCCGAGCACGTTGAGCTCCGAGTCGGTGACCAGTGCGGCCACCTCGATAAGTGCGTCGTCCGTCAACGAGAGCCCGGTCATCTCGCAGTCGATCCACACCATGCGATCGTTCATGCGCCCCACCTTATGCGGAAGGTCCCCCGCATCGGTGACCACCGAGGTGACCACTGATGCGGGGGACCTTCCGGGGACCTCGTTACGCGTGCTCGCGCAGCACCCGGCCCGGGGCGTACAGCTCCGTCACCGTGGGACCGGCCGCGGCCAGTGCCGCGGCCGCGCGCTGCG is a window encoding:
- the orn gene encoding oligoribonuclease, whose translation is MNDRMVWIDCEMTGLSLTDDALIEVAALVTDSELNVLGEGVDIVIRPPDAALETMPDVVREMHTASGLLDELAGGTTLADAEAQVLAYVREHVKEPRKAPLCGNTVGTDRGFLLRDMAALEGYLHYRIVDVSSIKELARRWYPRAYFNSPPKNGNHRALADIKESIAELRYYREAVFVPQPGPDSDTARTIAAKHVVPGA